In Candidatus Devosia phytovorans, the DNA window TGGTCGCCTCGTCCAGCTCGGCATGGTCGAGAATGACACCACGATCGAAGGCCAGGCGCGTGACGTCATCACCGCCACCCGTCCGCCGATCCTGGATCGCAACGGGCTGGAAATGGCCGTGGATATCCGCGTGCCGTCGTTGTTTGCTGAGCCCCGCCGCATCATCGATGTGGAAGAGGCGGTGCAGAAGCTGCGCACCGTGCTGCCCGATCTCGATGAAGACTGGCTGCGCAATCGCCTCACCGGCGACAAGGGCTTCGTGTGGGTACAGCGCGAGCTGTCCCCGGCCATCCAGGACAAGATCATGGGCCTGGGCATTCCGGGCATCGACTTCATCACCGAGTCCAAGCGCTTCTATCCCGGCATGACGGAAGCCAGCCATATCCTGGGGTCGACCAATATCGACAACCAGGGCATTGCCGGTATCGAGCGTCATATGGATGGCGAGAATGTCGCGCTGCTGCAGGAACTGGGCCTGGCGCGCGGCAATGCGCTGGCGCCGGTGGAACTGAGCGTCGACATGCGCGTGCAGCATGTGATGCACGAACAACTGGTCGATGCGATGACGCGCTATCAGGCGATTGCCGCCGCCGGCGTCATGGTCGATATCCATACCGGGGAAGTCATCGCGCTGGCCTCGCTGCCCGATTTCAATCCCAACGATCCCAAGAGCGCTCTCGTCAAGGACAGCTTCAACCGCATCACCTCGGGCATTTTCGAGCCAGGCTCGATCTTCAAGACGGTGACCATGGCCGGCGCGCTCGATAGCGGCGCCGTGCGCATCACCGATCAGTTTGACGCGCGTTTCGGCATTCGCTTCGGTCGCTTCACCATCGACGATTTCCACGGCAAGCATCGCATCCTCAGCTTGCCGGAGGTGTTCAAGTTCTCGTCCAACATCGGCACGATCCGCGTCATGCAGGCGATGGGCAAGGACAATTTCCGCACCTTCCTGTCGACCATGGGCTTTGACCAGCGCGTGCCCTTCGAACTGCCGGAAATGCGCGTGCCGACGGTCCCAAAGTCTTTCTCCGAAGTGGGCGCCGCGACCGCATCCTTTGGTCACGGTCTCTCCGTCTCGCCCCTGCACATGGTCACCGCCTATTCGGCCTTCGTGAATGGCGGCAATTACATCCCGCCCACGCTCTACAAGCGCAGCGTCGCCGAGTCCGAACCCCTCTATCGCCAGGTCATCCAGCCCGCGACGAGCGAGGCGATCCGCTACCTGATGCGCCTCAATGCCATCGGTTCTGGCGGTTCGGGCGGTCAGATGAACAAGCTGGCGCTGGGCTTCCGCGTCGGCGGTAAGACCGGCACGGCCGAAAAGGTTGTCGATGGGCGCTACTCGTCGAGCAAGGTGACGAACTTCTTCGGTTCGGCCTTCCCGCTCGACAATCCGCGCTATGCCATGGTGATCATGGTGGACGAACCCAAGGCCGAAAATGCGCAGACGGGCACCACGGCTGGCTGGAATGCCGGCCAGGTCACCGGCCGCATCGTGCAGCGCATCGCGCCGATGCTGGGGATCGCCCCCGATTTCTCGCCGCTTGTTGACGATAGCCTGGTTCCTGCGGCATTGCGTAACGGCCCGCCCGGCTCACAATTCAATTGATCCAGAAGGATTTTCCGACGTGTCCCTGAGTGTAACACAGCTGCTCGAAGGCTCCGGCGCACGGCCCAAGAAGGGTCTCGGCGCGGTTTTCGGCCTTAATTCCGACAGCCGCCGGATCGAGCCGGGCGATATCTTTTTCGCACTGCCGGGCCATAGTGTGCATGGCAATCAATTCGTACCCGACGCGGTCAAGCGTGGGGCGCTTGCGGTGATCACCGATGTGGCGCCGGTTGGTGATCCGGGCGTGCCGGTCATCATCGTGCAGGATGTGCGCGAGGCCTATGCCCGCGCGGCGTCGCGCGTCTTCGAGCCGCAGCCGGAAATCACGGTGGCCGTCACTGGCACCAACGGGAAGACGTCGGTCGCATCCTTCGTGCGTCAGATCTGGAACTATGCCGGCATTGCCGGGGCCAGCATCGGCACGCTGGGCGTGGATACGATGACCCGCCATATCGATGGCAGTCTCACCACGCCGGATTCGCGCACGCTGCATCAGTCGATGCGCGCGCTCAAGGCCCAGGGCATCGACCATGTGGCACTTGAAGCCTCGAGCCATGGGCTCGACCAGCGCCGGCTCGATGGCATTCACTTCGAGGCGGTGGCCTTCACCAATCTCAGCCGCGACCATCTCGACTATCACGCCGATATGGACGAATACCGCAATGCCAAGCTGCGCCTCTTCACCGACCTGCTGGTCGATGGCGGGGCGGCGGTGGTCAATGTCGATGATCCGGAACACGAGCAGTTCATGTATGCAGCGCTCGGTTCGGGCGCGACGCTGCTGACCGTTGGTCGCGAAGGCGCCTATATCGAAGTGCTGTCCGTGACGCCAGAAGGCTATGGCCAGCGCGTCGAAATCCGCCATGTCGGCGAAAAGGTCAGCTTCCATCTGCCACTGACCGGCGAATTTCAGGTGTCCAATGCCATCGTCGCGGCAGCGCTTGCGATGTCGAGCGGCGTCGACAAGGCCGATGCCTTCCCGGCGCTGTCCGATCTGGTCGGGGCCAAGGGCCGGCTGGAACTGGTCGCAGCGCACAATGGCGCAGCCATCTTCATCGACTATTCCCACAAGCCGGTGGCGCTGGAATCGGCGCTTGCCTCGCTTCGGCCATATGCCAAGGGAAAGCTGCGTCTGGTGTTCGGCGCCGGCGGCGATCGCGACAAGGGCAAGCGTCCGATGATGGGCGAAGTGGCCCATCGCATGGCCGACGACGTAATCGTCACCGACGACAATCCGCGTACCGAAGACCCGTCGACCATTCGCAAGGAAATCCTGGCCGAGGCCAAGGGCGCGCGCGAAATCGGCGACCGCAAGAAGGCGATCATCGAGGCCGTGCAGTCTCTTGAGGAAGGTGACGTCCTGCTCATTGCCGGCAAGGGCCATGAGGACTACCAGATCATCGGCACCACCAAGCACCATTTCTCCGACCATGAGGTCGTGGCGGAGGCAATCAAGGGCTAGACATTCCATGACCCAGGCCCTCCACACGATCGAAACCATCCTGGCCGCTACGGGCGGCAGGACTGCGCTGGACCCGGCGACGCCGATCGGCTCCGTCACCATCGACTCGCGCGAGATCGGGCCTGACGCTCTCTTCGTCGCCATCAAGGGCGATCGTTTTGACGGTCATGACTTTGTCGACACGGCGCTGAAAAATGGCGCGGTTGCGGCCCTGGTCAGCCGGGGCGAGGGGCCGGGGCGGATCGTCGTGGACGATGCCCTCGACGGCATGCGCGATATCGCGCGTGCAGCCCGTGAGCGGAGCCGGGCCATTGTCGTCGGCGTCACCGGGAGCGTGGGCAAGACCACGACCAAGGAGGCCATTCGCGTGGTCTTCGAGGCGGCTGGCCAGACCCATGCCTCGATCAAGAGTTTCAACAATCACTGGGGCGTGCCGCTGATGCTGGCGCGCTTGCCGGCGGAGGCGCAGTTCGGCGTCTTCGAAATGGGCATGAGCGGACCCGATGAAATCCGTCCGCTGTCGCAGCTCGTCCGGCCGCATATCGCCGTCATCACCACGATCGCCGCCGCGCATTTCGAGGCCTTCGGCTCGCTCGACGGCATCGCCCGCGCCAAGGCCGAGATCTTTGCGGGGCTTGAGCCGGGCGGAACGGCCGTGCTCAATGGCGATCATCCGCAACTCGACGTGTTGCTCGACGAGGCCAATGCCGCCGGCGTCGGCCGCGTTATCACCTATGGTGAGGCGCGTGGTGTCGACTGGCAGATCCTCTCCATCGAGACCGCCGGCGACAGCAGTTTCGCCACGATCGAGCATGACGGCGAACGCTATTCCCTGGTCGTCAATGTTCCTGGCCGCCACATGGTGGCCAATGCGACCGCTGCCCTGGCCGTTGCGCATCTGGCCGGCATCGAGCCGGCCGTGGCCCTGCTGGCGCTGGCCGGTTTCGGCGCCCAGGCGGGCAGGGGATTGCGCAGCCGGCTCGGGCCAGACGACAAGCCGCTGCTGCTGATCGATGAAAGCTACAATGCCAACACGGCCTCGATGACGGCCGCGCTCGAGACCTTTGCCGGTCAATCCACGCCTGGCGAAAAGGTCGTGATCCTCGGCGACATGCTGGAACTTGGCGAGAAGTCGTCAAGCATGCATGCGAGCCTCTTGCCGGCCGTCAATGCCTCGGGCGCGACGCGTATCTACCTCGTGGGCAAGGATATTGCGGCCCTGGCCGAAGCGCTTGGAAGCGGCCGTGTTGCGGCCCATACACAGACTGCTGGGGAGATGGTCGAGATTGTCCTCAACCACCTTGCCTATGGCGACGCAGTTATGGTCAAAGGGTCCAACGGCGTGGGCCTTGCGGGCGTTGTCGAGAAAATCCGCCAGAAATTCGGCACTTCCTGATCCCAGCCAACAAGGACACCTCGCTTCATGCTGTATTTCCTTGGCCAGTTGGGTGATGCGCTCACGGCCTTCAACGTCTTCCGCTACATCACCTTCCGCACGGCCGGCGCTGTCGTTACCGCGCTGTTCTTCGTGTTCCTGTTCGGGCCCGGCATGATTGCCCTGCTGCGCCTTAAGCAGGGTCGTGGCCAGCCGATCCGCGAAGACGGTCCTGCCGGGCACCTGCTGACCAAGAAGGGCACGCCGACCATGGGCGGGCTGATGATCCTGTCGGGCGCGGTGATCTCCACGCTGATCTGGGCCAACCTCAGCAATGGCTATGTGTGGGTGGTGCTGTTCGTCACCATCGGCTTTGGCGCCATCGGCTTTTACGATGACTATCTCAAGGTCAAGCGCATGAGCCACAAGGGTTTCGGCGGCCGCCAGCGCCTGCTGCTCGAAGCGCTGATCGGCTGTATCGCGGCCTTTTTCATCTCCCAGCTGGCCGCCGGTTCCTATGGCACGTCGATGCTCTTCCCCTTCGTCAAGGACCTGGCGCTTAACCTTGGGATTTTCTACATCCTGTTCGGCGGCTTCGTCGTCGTCGCAGCCGGCAATTCGGTGAACCTCACCGATGGTCTTGATGGTCTTGCCATTGTGCCGGTGATGGTGGCTGCTGCCTGCTTCGGCCTCATCGCCTATCTCGTCGGCAGCCAGAACTATGCCGACTACCTGCTGCTCAATGCCGTGCCCGGCACGGCCGAGCTTTCGGTGGTCTGCGGCGCGCTGATCGGCGCCGGCCTTGGCTTCCTGTGGTTCAACGCCCCGCCGGCACAGATTTTCATGGGTGATACCGGCTCGCTCGCCCTCGGTGGCGCGCTCGGCACCATTGCCGTCGCCACCAAGCATGAGCTGGTGCTGGCCATCATCGGCGGACTCTTCGTGCTCGAAGCCGTATCGGTGATCGTTCAGGTTGCCTCGTTCAAGCTCACCGGCAAGCGCGTGTTCCGCATGGCGCCGATCCACCACCATTTCGAGCATCTGGGCTGGACCGAAAGCCAGGTTGTGATCCGCTTCTGGATCATTTCCTTCGTGCTGGCGCTGATCGGCCTGAGCAGCCTGAAACTCCGTTAAACCGGCGGCTTGGCGAAGCCCTTCACCAGGATCGGACCGGTCGGACGACCGGTCGGCGAGCCTGGTGCCGGCTCCAGCGTGATTTCATAGAGCTGGCCGCTGGCCGGATCGGGGAGAGCCGGACCGGTCAGGCTGATGGTGCGCGGATCGCTGAACGTGCCCAGCGATACCGGGCCAGTGGCCGGATCGGGCAGGGTCCAGACTTCGAGGATGCTGCCCTCTGGCACGGCGAAATCTTCTAGCGGCACCAGCCGGATGCTGTCATCGGCAAAGGCCTCCACGATGGCGCCGGGTTGCGCGTCGCCCTCGTTGAGCAGCACGGCGATCATGATCGGTTCACGCGTCGCCGTGGTCATGCTGCCCGCGAGATAGCCAACACCAAGCGCCACCACGACGCTGGCTGCCATGGCGTACCACTGCCGGTGCGGGCGCGGCTTGCCGGGGAAGGGCACGACGGTGTCACCCGTCGCAGGCTTGCTCAGATTGTCCTCGATGGCGCTCCAGAGTGCCGGATTGACAGCCGCCGGGATCGCGGTGTCGTCGAGATGCTGCAGATGTGCCGTGAGACGATCAACGGCCGATCGAAGCGCCGGATCTACTGCCAAGGCTGCTTCGAAGTCGGCCCGTTCGGCATCTTCCATCAGGCCCAAAACATAGATGCCGACTTTTTCCAGCTGTTCGGGGCTCATGACAGGCACTCCTGCAGCGAGACCACGCTGCGGCGGATCCAGGCCTTGATGGTGCCGAGCGGCGCCTGCATGGTCGCGGCGGCTTCGCCATGGCTCAGGCCCGTGACGTAGCAGAGCAGCACGGCACGCCGGCGTGGTTCATCCAATTGTTCGAGACAGATGCGCAGGGCATCGCGTTCGGCCAGGGCATCGAAAGCCTGTTGCGCATCCATGGCGCGGTCGCCCATTTCGGTCAGTGTTTCGCTGGCGTGGTAGTCCATGCGGCTGCCGTCGCGCAGCATGTTGAGCGCCCGGTTTCGGGTCATGGTGGTCAGCCAGCCGCGGGCCGAGCCGCGGGTGGCGTCGAACTGGCCCGCCCGCTTCCAGACGGCAACGAAGACTTCCTGCACCGCCTCCTCCGCCAGCTCGCGGCGGCGCAGGATGCGCTGTGCGATGGCTACGAGGCGCCCCGATTCATGCTGGAACAGCCCCGCCAGGGCGGTGCGGTCGCCCTTGGCGATGCGCGGCAATAGTGTTTCGGCGTCGTGCGGGTCGGACATAAGGCGCAACATGGCTGCAAACTCTTCTGGTGTCGACTACCCGCCGCCACGACCATTTGGATGCAGAACAATTATTTTCATGTGCTGCATCCAGATGCATGTCCCCGTGGGTAATCCCCTCGTAACCAGCGCAAAAGCGCTCCATTCGAGGAGACGTCTCATGACTGCAACATCCCTTTTCGCCCTCCGTGCCGGCCTTGTCGCATCCACTCTCGTGCTCGGCGCCGCCGCAGCGCATGCCGCCCCCGCAATTGGCCTTGTCGACGGCACAACTCTCGTCATGTTCGATACCGAAACCCGCGCCGTCAGCGGCACGATGGAAGTGTCCGGCGTCGATGGTCTTGCCGGCATCGACGTTCGTCCGGCCGACAAAATGCTCTATGGCGTGTCCCTCAATGGCGAAGTGGTGACCATCGATACGACCAGCGGCGAAGCGACGGTCAAGTCGACGCTGTCGGAAAAGCTCGCCAGCTATGAGGGCGCCAGCATTGACTTCAACCCGATGGCCGACCGCCTGCGCATTGTGGGCACGGATGGCACCAATCATCGCGCCAATGTCGATGATGGCTCGGTGACGGTCGACGGTTCGCTGGCCTATGACGCGGCCGACATGCATGCCGGCGAAGAGCCCGCCATCGTCGCGGTGGCCTATACCAATTCCATCGGCAAGCCCGAAGCGACGGCCATGTATGATATCGACGCGACCATCGTCGCGCTGATCCAGCAGGCTCCGCCCAATGACGGCGTGCTCAAGGCCGTCGGCAAGCTGGGCGTCGAGGGCGGTTCATCCTATGCCTTTGACATTGCTGCGACGGAAGACCTGACCAATACGGCCTATCTGGTCGTGGACAATGCGCTTCACACGGTCGACCTCGAAACCGGCGCGGCAGAAGCCTGGGGCGCAATCGAGGGCGTCGAAGGCTCGATCACGGACATTGCCATCCTGCAATAGGACGGCCTTGGCCGACCTGTGATGAAGCGCGCGGATTCGCCGATCCGCGCGCTTTGTTTTTTCAGGGCAGGACGGCGAGTCCCTCGGCGCGGGCGGCGATGACGAGCTTGTCGTCGATCGTAGCGAGGGTGAGGTGTTTGCGGACCGCCAATTCGAGGTAGGTGGCGTCGTAGACGGTAAGGTTGTGGCGCATCGCCAAAGCAAGCGTGATGCCCCACGCTTTGTCCGAGGTTTCGCTATCGGTCTCGATACCAAGGCGGCTCAGGCCTTCCAGCAAACCCGACACTGTATGCATGGGTATCTTGCCACGCCGTCCCTTCATCAGGAGCACATTGGCCACTTCTACATTCCACAATTGAGGAACATAGGCGCCTCCTTCGGTGACCAGGCTCAGCACATCGAGAATGGCAGGTGTGTGCTCCTCCTCGATGCTCCAAGCAATGGCGACGGAGGCATCGAGGATCAAGATTTCCGCCCCTCGTTGATCAGGTCCATGATCGTCTCGCCAGGCTCGAGCTTGAGGTCGACACTGAGTGCGAGCAGATCGTCCATGGCTTTCCGGGCCTTGGCGACATCCCTTTTCGGCCTTGGGGTCACAGTTGCAATCACCTCACCATTGCGGGTGATGTCAACGGCACCGCCGTCGGCGCTTTCCAGCACGGGCAGCAACTGGTTGCCGCTATCGATTTCCCACTTGTCATCCATGGCAGACGCTCCCGGCGCCGTTTTCCACTGCGCCAGATATAACACTCATCCCCAGACTCGCAAAACGCAACGGGCTTGAGCATTCGGTAACCATCCATGGTTACAGTTCGATGCAATCTGTATCGAGTTGACCGGCTTTCCCATGATGTTCTCCCGTGCCGAAAAGACGCCTCTGGCGGAGTGGTGGTGGTCGATCGACCGGGAATTGCTCGGTGCGCTGATCCTGCTGATGACCTGCGGCATGGTGCTCAGCTTTGCCGCCAGTCCGCCGGTGGCCGAGCGCATCGGGCTTAACGAGTGGTTCTTCGTCATCCGTCACGCCCTGTTCTGCCTTGCTGCCTTGCCGGTGATGCTGATCACTTCGCTGCTCAGCCAGCGGCAGGCGCGGCTGGCGGCGCTTGCCACCTTTGCCGTCAGCGTGCTGCTGCTGTGGCTGACGCTGCGCTTCGGTACGGAAGTCAAGGGCGCCCGGCGCTGGATTTCCTTTGCCGGCCAGTCGATCCAGCCATCCGAATTCATCAAGCCGGCCTTTGCCGTGCTCGGCGCCTGGTTGTTCTCGGAATCCATGATCCACCGCAATGTGCCGGGCCGGATCCTTGCCACCCTGATGATGGGCGCCGTGGTTGGGGCGCTGCTGCTGCAGCCTGATATCGGGCAGACGGCGCTGATCCTGGGTACCTATGCGGCGCTGCTGTTCCTCTCGGGCATTTCCTGGTTCGTGATCTTCGGCCTTGCCGGGGCGGCCGTGGCGCTGCTGTTTGGCGCCTATATGTTTTTCCCGCACGTGTCGCGCCGCATCGATACCTTCCTCAACCCCGAGGGGGGCGGCAATACCTATCAGATCGACCGCGCCCTGCAGTCGCTGCAGGAAGGTGGCTGGTTCGGGCGCGGTCCCGGTGAATCCATTGCCAAGAAGCTCATCCCTGACGCCCATGCCGACTATGTGTTTTCGGCAGCAGCGGGCGAATATGGCATCATCTTCTGCATGGTGCTGGTGTCACTGATCGGCTTCATCGTGATCCGCGCCATGATGGGAGCACAAAGACAGTCGAGCCTCTTCGCACGTCTTGCCGCTTCCACTATTGCCATTCAATTCGCCATGCAGGCGGGGATCAATCTGGCCGTGAATCTCAATCTCATTCCGCCCAAGGGCATGACGCTGCCCTTCGTCTCTTATGGTGGCACGTCCATGATCGCCGTTGCCTTCGGCATGGGGCTGATGCTGGCCTTTACCCGCACCAAGCCGGAAGAGCGCATGGCCACGGGCATTCCGAGCTATCGCAGCGCCGTCGCACCACTGGCGCCTGCCGAATGAGGAAATTCGTCCTTATTGCAGGCGGTACGGGTGGACACCTCTTCCCGGCCATGGCCTTGGCGCAGGAGCTGGGCCGGCGCGGCCATGTGGTCGAGCTGATGACCGATCATCGCGTCGAAAGCTATGGCTCGGATTTTCCGGCCAGCGCCGTCCATATTGTACCTTCGGCGACGCCGTCGCTGCGCAATCCGGTCAAGTTCGTCGCCGGTGGCATCAAGATCCTGCGCGGCATTGCCGTGGCCACGGGCAAGCTGCGCGCCAGCAAGCCGCATTGCGTCGTCGGCTTTGGCGGCTATCCGACTTTTCCGCCGTTTCTGGCGGCCAATTTCCTTGGCATTCCGGGCATATTGCACGAGCAGAACGCCGTGATGGGGCGCGCCAACCGGGCGCTGGGGCGTTTCGCCGATCTTCTGGCCATGAGCTTCAGCCAGACCAGATTTGCCGATACGCTCAGCCTTGAGAAAGTCGTGACGGGCAATCCAGTGCGCGACCGCGTGCGCTCCGTCGCGACCACGCCCTATCCTGAACTAGCATCGGGCGGCCCGATCCGGCTGGTGATCTTTGGTGGCAGCCAGGGCGCCAAGGCGTTGTCCGATGTCGTTCCCGCCGCCATTGCCGGCCTGCCCGATACGCTGCGTCAGCGCCTGCTTATCGTGCAGCAATGCCGCGCCGATGATCTCGATCGCGTGGCCGAGGTCTATCGCCAGGCCAAGGTCAATGTCGAGCTGGCGGCCTTCTTCACGGACCTGCCCGAACGGATCGCCCGAAGCCATCTGGTGATCGGCCGTTCGGGTGCCTCGACCATTGCCGAACTTACCGTGCTCGGACGCCCGGCCATTCTCGTGCCACTGCCCGGCGCGCTCGATGCCGACCAGAAGAACAATGCGCTGGTGATGGAGCAGGCGGGCGCCGGCTGGCTGGCAGAACAAGCCACGCTGTCGCCGCAATCGCTGGGCAATCGCCTCACCAGTCTGCTATCAGACCCTCAAACCCTCATCAAAGCTGCCGCTGCCGCCCGTTCGCTGGGCCAGCCGCGTGCCGTCGAGAAGCTGGCGGATCTCGCCGAAATGCTCTCCGGCCGAAACACAGAAGTGGATACCCGTTCATGAAAATGCCGCGCAATATCGGACCCGTCCACTTCATCGGGATCGGCGGTATCGGCATGAGTGGCATTGCCGAAATCCTGCACAACCAGGGCTATACCGTGCAGGGCTCGGACGCTTCGCTCAATCCCAATGTGCAGCGCCTGCGTGACATGGGCATCAAGGTCGAGATCGGCCAGAGTGGCGACAATCTCGGTCAGGCCGAAGTGGTGGTCGTCTCCTCGGCCATCAAGAAGGACAATCCCGAGCTGGTGGCTGCTCGCGCCAGGGCCCTGCCCATCGTGCGTCGCGCCGAAATGCTGGCCGAAATCATGCGCTTCAAGACCGCCATCGCCATTGGCGGTACGCATGGCAAGACTACGACAACCACGCTGGTCGCGACCCTGCTCGATGCCGGCAATCTTGATCCGACGGTCATCAATGGCGGCATCATCAACGCCTATGGCACCAATGCGCGCCTCGGTGGCGGCGAATGGATGGTGGTCGAAGCCGACGAAAGCGACGGCACTTTCGTCAAGCTCCCGGCGGATGTGGCCGTGGTCACCAATATCGATCCCGAACACCTCGACCACTATGGCGATTTCGAAGGGGTGAAGAAAGCCTTCCACCAGTTCGTGGAGAACGTGCCCTTTTATGGCTTTGCCGTGATGTGCCTCGACCATCCGGAAGTCCAGGCTCTGGTTGGCGAGATCAAGGACCGTCGCGTCATCACCTACGGGCAGAACCCGCAGGCCGATGTGCGGCTGGTCGATCTCGAAAATGTCGATGGCGTATCCAAGTTTGCAGTCGAGATCCGCGACCGTATCCGGCAGACGCAGCTGCGCATCGACGGGCTCGAGCTGCCCATGCCCGGCATTCACAATGCGCTCAATGCCACGGCCGCGATTGCCGTCGCCGACCAGTTGCATGTGCCGGCCGAAGCCATTCGCAAGGGGCTAAAGGGCTTCACCGGGGTCAAGCGTCGCTTCACCAAAACGGGCGTCGTCGGCGGCATCACCGTCATCGACGACTATGGCCATCACCCGGTGGAAATTGCTGCCGTGCTGCGTGCCGCGCGCTCGTCCACCAGGCGCGATGTTATTGCCGTGGTGCAGCCGCATCGCTACAGCCGCCTCAATGACCTGTTCGACGATTTTTCCGCCTGTTTCAACGATGCCGATACGGTCATCGTCGCGCCGGTCTATGCCGCAGGCGAACAGCCCATTCCCGGCGTGACCCATGAAGAGCTGGTCAACCGCATCCGCGCTCGCGGCCATCGCGATGCCCGCGTCATCGATCGTCCCGAAGCCCTGGCGCCGCTGATCGCCAGCCGCGCGGAGGAGGGCGACTATGTCGTCTGTCTGGGCGCCGGCAATATCACGCAATGGGCGGCGGCTTTGCCGGGTGAACTCGGCGCCTTGCTGGGCAAGGATGTGGAGTAGGCCATGACCAAGCATGTTGCCGTGTTGATGGGTGGCTGGAACAACGAGCGCCCGGTATCGCTAATGACGGGTGCGGGCTGTTCGCAGGCCCTGCGCAATGCCGGTTACCAGGTCACCGAAATCGATGTCGGTCGCGATATCGTGGAAGTGCTGACCGCGCTCAAGCCCGACGTGGCCTTCAATGCCCTGCATGGCCTGTTCGGTGAGGGCGGCTATATCCAGGGCGTCCTGGAACTGCTGCAGATCCCCTATACGCATTCGGGCATGCTGGCTTCCGCCCTGGCCATGAACAAGCATCAGGCCAAGATCCTGTTCAAAGCCGCCGGCATTCCGGTGACCGATCACGTGATCGTGTCTCGCGCCGAGGCTGCCCGCGCCCATGTGATGGCGCCGCCCTATGTGATCAAGCCGGTGGCCGACGGGTCAAGCTTTGGCGTCTTCATCGTCAAGGCCGAGACCAGCCATCCGCCGCAGGAACTGCTGCGCGAGGACTGGACGAGCGGCGAAGACATGATGGTGGAGCGCTTCATTCCCGGTCGCGAACTGACCTGCGCAGTGATGGGCGACGTGGCGCTGGGCGTCACCGAGATCGTCACCAACCTGGCCTTTTTCAACTACGAGGCCAAATATAGCGAAGGCGGCGCCGTCCATGTCCTGCCGGCGCAGGTGAAACCGAAAATTTACGACAAAGTGCAAGAATTTAGCCTGGCTGCCCATGCAGCTCTCGGCTGTCGCGGACTGACGCGGTGCGATTTCCGCTACAATGATGCGGCAGGCGAGGATGGTGAGCTTGTACTCCTCGAGATCAATACCCAGCCGGGTATGACCGCGGTTTCCTTGGCGCCAGAGCAGGCTGCCCATGCCGGGCATTCCTATGAAGATCTATGCGCCTGGTTGGTGGAGGACGCGAGTTGCAACAGGTAAAGAGCGAGGCCTTTCTCGCTGGCGCCAGGATCGTCGATCCCCGCGCATTGCCTGTTCCTGTGCGCTCGCCACGGCGTAAATTCCTCGGCAATTTCGGCCGTATCTGGGTGCTGCACAGCCGCAATATCCTGCGCGGCGTTGCCATTGCCGCGGTGCTTGCCGCCGCCACCGTCGTCTATCAGTTGCGCGAACCGATCGCCTATGGCGGCCAGGTGCTGGGCGAGGTGGCGCAGGGCCGTTTTGCCGATGCCGGCTTTGCCATCGGCGAAATCTCCCTTACCGGCCAGACGCTGACCAGCGAGCAGGCCATTTTCGATGCGCTTGGCATCGAGCCGCATACCTCCACCGTATCCTTTGATGTCGAGGCCGCGCGTCAGCGCATTGCCGAACTGCCGGCGGTTGAGACGGTCAATGTGCGCAAGACCTATCCGGGCGATGTCATTGTCGACATCGTCGAAAAGCTGCCGGTGGCGCGCTGGCGCGTCGATGGCATTACCTTTGTCATCGATGGTGCGGGCGAGCAGATCGGCGAAGATCGCGGCGCCTATGGCGAGCTGCCGCTGGTGGTTGGCGATGGCGCCAATGACGATGCCATGGTGATGATCCGGGCGCTCGAGCAGCATGGCGCGCTCAAGGATGGGCTGCTGGCGATTTCGCGCATTGCCGATCGCCGCTGGGACC includes these proteins:
- a CDS encoding penicillin-binding protein 2; translated protein: MAVIGDNFGPTIALEGARKARGNLTQARIRWMILAIVLGFGLVGGRLVQLGMVENDTTIEGQARDVITATRPPILDRNGLEMAVDIRVPSLFAEPRRIIDVEEAVQKLRTVLPDLDEDWLRNRLTGDKGFVWVQRELSPAIQDKIMGLGIPGIDFITESKRFYPGMTEASHILGSTNIDNQGIAGIERHMDGENVALLQELGLARGNALAPVELSVDMRVQHVMHEQLVDAMTRYQAIAAAGVMVDIHTGEVIALASLPDFNPNDPKSALVKDSFNRITSGIFEPGSIFKTVTMAGALDSGAVRITDQFDARFGIRFGRFTIDDFHGKHRILSLPEVFKFSSNIGTIRVMQAMGKDNFRTFLSTMGFDQRVPFELPEMRVPTVPKSFSEVGAATASFGHGLSVSPLHMVTAYSAFVNGGNYIPPTLYKRSVAESEPLYRQVIQPATSEAIRYLMRLNAIGSGGSGGQMNKLALGFRVGGKTGTAEKVVDGRYSSSKVTNFFGSAFPLDNPRYAMVIMVDEPKAENAQTGTTAGWNAGQVTGRIVQRIAPMLGIAPDFSPLVDDSLVPAALRNGPPGSQFN
- a CDS encoding UDP-N-acetylmuramoyl-L-alanyl-D-glutamate--2,6-diaminopimelate ligase translates to MSLSVTQLLEGSGARPKKGLGAVFGLNSDSRRIEPGDIFFALPGHSVHGNQFVPDAVKRGALAVITDVAPVGDPGVPVIIVQDVREAYARAASRVFEPQPEITVAVTGTNGKTSVASFVRQIWNYAGIAGASIGTLGVDTMTRHIDGSLTTPDSRTLHQSMRALKAQGIDHVALEASSHGLDQRRLDGIHFEAVAFTNLSRDHLDYHADMDEYRNAKLRLFTDLLVDGGAAVVNVDDPEHEQFMYAALGSGATLLTVGREGAYIEVLSVTPEGYGQRVEIRHVGEKVSFHLPLTGEFQVSNAIVAAALAMSSGVDKADAFPALSDLVGAKGRLELVAAHNGAAIFIDYSHKPVALESALASLRPYAKGKLRLVFGAGGDRDKGKRPMMGEVAHRMADDVIVTDDNPRTEDPSTIRKEILAEAKGAREIGDRKKAIIEAVQSLEEGDVLLIAGKGHEDYQIIGTTKHHFSDHEVVAEAIKG
- a CDS encoding UDP-N-acetylmuramoyl-tripeptide--D-alanyl-D-alanine ligase — encoded protein: MTQALHTIETILAATGGRTALDPATPIGSVTIDSREIGPDALFVAIKGDRFDGHDFVDTALKNGAVAALVSRGEGPGRIVVDDALDGMRDIARAARERSRAIVVGVTGSVGKTTTKEAIRVVFEAAGQTHASIKSFNNHWGVPLMLARLPAEAQFGVFEMGMSGPDEIRPLSQLVRPHIAVITTIAAAHFEAFGSLDGIARAKAEIFAGLEPGGTAVLNGDHPQLDVLLDEANAAGVGRVITYGEARGVDWQILSIETAGDSSFATIEHDGERYSLVVNVPGRHMVANATAALAVAHLAGIEPAVALLALAGFGAQAGRGLRSRLGPDDKPLLLIDESYNANTASMTAALETFAGQSTPGEKVVILGDMLELGEKSSSMHASLLPAVNASGATRIYLVGKDIAALAEALGSGRVAAHTQTAGEMVEIVLNHLAYGDAVMVKGSNGVGLAGVVEKIRQKFGTS
- the mraY gene encoding phospho-N-acetylmuramoyl-pentapeptide-transferase; translated protein: MLYFLGQLGDALTAFNVFRYITFRTAGAVVTALFFVFLFGPGMIALLRLKQGRGQPIREDGPAGHLLTKKGTPTMGGLMILSGAVISTLIWANLSNGYVWVVLFVTIGFGAIGFYDDYLKVKRMSHKGFGGRQRLLLEALIGCIAAFFISQLAAGSYGTSMLFPFVKDLALNLGIFYILFGGFVVVAAGNSVNLTDGLDGLAIVPVMVAAACFGLIAYLVGSQNYADYLLLNAVPGTAELSVVCGALIGAGLGFLWFNAPPAQIFMGDTGSLALGGALGTIAVATKHELVLAIIGGLFVLEAVSVIVQVASFKLTGKRVFRMAPIHHHFEHLGWTESQVVIRFWIISFVLALIGLSSLKLR